A window of Cydia pomonella isolate Wapato2018A chromosome 22, ilCydPomo1, whole genome shotgun sequence contains these coding sequences:
- the LOC133530414 gene encoding uncharacterized protein LOC133530414: protein MTTRKDVLVAKVQQLQKDLKEAAVLNTKLLQEQEESEQEFERVVRTNTTLKSQLANQDIEFEDMQGQRDELQAAVDRFQQCQEIHEQALQRIQDLEQQLEESESKNICKYCSGQSGPPNNNLSIFAEFNSFELDLDNENTEPGSGYPLRMDSPRPPTRPVAPESPALRAVLAAPCSPALRALFASRASLAPELRRSPEPAPSPVDTTPLQPSSPPSLIERACLVELAPSPPSLVKLALSLLTYVEPAPTPLPFVEPAASLPSLVEPAASLPSLVEPAAQPPCPPAGRAPAPPAPARAPPRLGRRPRAAPRARAAAPAAPSYTLTRWAPALARCWRSACRRASSTTVTRGPPPIN from the exons ATGACTACACGCAAGGATGTCTTGGTGGCTAAAGTGCAACAATTACAAAAAGACCTCAAAGAAGCCGCTGTGTTGAATACAAAACTCCTCCAAGAGCAGGAAGAGAGTGAACAGGAATTTGAGCGTGTTGTTCGAACAAATACAACTCTCAAAAGTCAGCTTGCAAACCAGGATATTGAATTTGAGGACATGCAAGGGCAGCGGGATGAACTTCAGGCTGCTGTTGACCGGTTCCAGCAATGCCAGGAGATACACGAGCAGGCATTGCAACGCATTCAGGACCTGGAACAACAGCTGGAGGAGTCagagtcaaaaaatatttgcaagTATTGCTCCGGCCAGTCCGGACCGCCTAAcaataatttaagtatttttgctGAATTTAATAGTTTTGAACTAGATTTAGATAATGAAAACACAG AACCGGGCAGCGGCTACCCTCTGCGCATGGACTCGCCGCGGCCTCCGACGCGCCCCGTGGCACCGGAGTCGCCCGCGCTGCGCGCCGTCCTGGCCGCACCGTGCTCGCCAGCGCTGCGCGCCCTCTTCGCCTCGCGCGCTTCCCTCGCACCCGAGCTGCGCCGCAGTCCCGAGCCTGCCCCCAGCCCCGTGGACACCACGCCACTGCAGCCATCATCACCgccgagccttattgagcgAGCGTGCCTTGTCGAGCTGGCTCCGTCGCCGCCGAGCCTTGTCAAGCTGGCTTTGTCGCTGCTGACCTATGTCGAGCCAGCTCCGACGCCGCTGCCCTTCGTGGAGCCGGCGGCCTCGCTGCCGAGCCTCGTGGAGCCGGCGGCCTCGCTGCCGAGCCTCGTGGAGCCGGCGGCCCAGCCGCCGTGCCCTCCGGCAggccgcgcgcccgcgccgcccgccccggCTCGGGCGCCGCCCCGGCTCGGGCGCCGCCCCCGCGCCGCGCCCCGAGCCCGCGCGGCGGCCCCCGCCGCACCATCCTATACTCTGACGAGGTGGGCTCCGGCCTTGGCGCGCTGCTGGCGGAGCGCTTGTCGCAGGGCGTCCTCAACAACTGTCACCCGGGGACCTCCGCCGATCAACTGA